A part of Botrytis cinerea B05.10 chromosome 2, complete sequence genomic DNA contains:
- the Bcmam33 gene encoding Bcmam33, translating into MLSLRTLTRSAPRVARGLTNTAIKTATRPSLLKAAFPASRLQCASAFSTSSIRAKSAAPESDAELVEKLASEIQMEEEMKEHEELPTSVKDYMENGPFEILDTPGQEEVVLTRSFGDEKIRVSFSIADLNAYDPDADEFQDRAMSDEDPNIDPADPSELDPENPSDAEGESQGFPARVNIIVEKKGKGALAIETVAEDGMIVIDNVYYYADAAHAYAKTTEAVHQRQDMYVGPPYGNLDEDLQVLMERYLDERGINQALAIFVPDYIDMKEQKEYLRWLKNVKGFVEA; encoded by the exons ATGCTTTCCCTCCGTACTCTCACCCGCTCAGCACCACGAGTTGCCCGCGGTCTCACCAACACCGCCATCAAAACCGCAACCCGACCTTCCCTCCTCAAAGCTGCTTTCCCCGCCTCAAGACTCCAATGCGCATCTGCATTTTCCACTTCGAGCATCAGAGCCAAGTCCGCTGCTCCAGAAAGCGATGCCGAGTTGGTCGAGAAGCTCGCTAGTGAGATCCAAatggaggaggagatgaaAGAGCATGAGGAACTCCCTACAAGTGTGAAGGATTATATGGAGAATGGCCCTTTTGAGATCCTTGATACCCCTGGCCAGGAAGAAGTTGTTTTGACTAGAAGCTTTGGTGATGAGAA AATCCGcgtctccttctccatcgcCGACCTCAACGCCTACGACCCCGATGCGGACGAATTCCAAGACCGCGCCATGTCGGACGAAGACCCCAACATCGACCCCGCCGACCCCTCAGAGCTCGACCCTGAAAACCCCTCCGACGCCGAGGGCGAATCCCAAGGCTTCCCCGCCCGCGTAAACATCATTGTTGAGAAGAAAGGCAAAGGTGCGCTCGCCATTGAAACCGTCGCCGAAGATGGCATGATCGTCATCGATAACGTATACTACTATGCTGATGCCGCACACGCCTATGCGAAGACTACCGAGGCCGTCCACCAACGTCAAGACATGTATGTCGGACCTCCCTACGGAAACTTGGATGAGGATTTACAGGTGTTGATGGAGAGATATTTGGATGAGCGGGGAATCAACCAGGCATTGGCGATCTTCGTGCCCgattatattgatatgaaaGAACAGAAGGAGTACTTGAGATGGTTGAAGAATGTTAAGGGATTTGTTGAGGCTTAA
- the Bctma16 gene encoding Bctma16 has protein sequence MPKSLKKTAKHISKKRGGEVTALHEGSRDSLSLRRAGGRDDKLERMAAERKRHNRPILERALYFQNAIKENGVQPLELDAIHSLIKTFVHQNDEELNAIKKERRPGRPASTREDLLKIKIAADEKEYENGFYLPDLTDSDNVMAFALWEKSTWSYLNTLKWVRLSSSGHIQETKFPPKGSS, from the exons ATGCCGAAAAGTCTCAAGAAAACAGCGAAGCATATctcgaagaagagaggaggagaagttACAGCTTTACACGAAGGGTCTCGGGATTCTTTGAGTTTAAGAAGAGcaggaggaagagatgatAAGTTAGAGCGAATGGCTGCCGAGAGAAAGAGACACAATCGTCCCATAT TGGAGCGAGCTCTTTATTTCCAAAATGCCATAAAGGAAAACGGAGTGCAGCCACTCGAACTCGATGCGATCCATAGTCTCATAAAAAC CTTTGTACACCAAAACGATGAAGAGCTTAATGCTATAAAGAAAGAGCGTCGTCCTGGACGACCTGCGAGCACAAGAGAGGAcctcctcaaaatcaaaatcgcAGCGGACGAGAAAGAATACGAGAATGGATTCT ATCTACCAGACCTCACTGATTCGGACAATGTAATGGCTTTTGCGCTGTGGGAAAAATCCACCTGGTCATATCTCAACACCTTGAAATGGGTGCGCTTGTCGAGCAGTGGTCATATTCAAGAGACTAAATTCCCACCTAAAGGATCTTCATGA